The Candidatus Saccharibacteria bacterium region ATCGAAGCAACCAAAAATGGAGCCGGAAATCTACCAGTCAGCGTTAAAACTAGGCTTGGTAATAAACAAGATCAATCTATAGAGTGGATAAGTTTTTTGGCTAGTCAACAAATAGATATGCTGACTGTTCATGGCAGATTAGCTAAAGATATGAGTAAATATCCTGCTGATTGGATGAAAATAGGTACTTGTGCTAACATTGCCAAATCAATTAATCCTAAAATTAAGTTCCTAGGTAATGGTGATATATTAGACCTGGATCAAGCCAATCAATATATCAATCAATACAATCTCGATGGAGTAATGATAGCTAGAGGAATTTTCTCAAACTTCTTTATATTCAGTGACCGCAAAGGTACAAAACAAGAATTACTAAATGTTGCCCAGAACCACTTAAAGCTATTCATTACGGCCAATCAGGGTTTTTCTAATCGTCGCTATGCTAGTATTAAAAAGTTTTTCAAAATGTATATTAGAGAGTTTGATGGTGCTGATAATCTACGTGCCAAACTCATGAATACTACTAGCCCTGAGCAAGCACTTCTTCTTTTATCTTCTTAAGAAATTCAGGAGTAACTTGCCCAGTTGTACCAGACACCAAACAAAGTGTTCGCCTCCCATCCTTATCCTGAGAATTAAGAAAATACGGACCCACCTTGATATATCCTCCATATCTAATTGTATTTCTCGTAGTCGGATTCAGGTATATTTCTCTGTATTCTGCACCCTGTTCCATACAAGGAGCTCCATGTCTTTCGTACACCAAGGCAGTCGGCAAAGAATAAACCATATTCCCACCACCATCTTTAATCTTTATAAAATCACCTCTAGGTAAAAATCTTTCTGGAAGATGACTTGTTAATAATAGTTTTTTATTGGGATCAGATGGATCTAGGGTATGCATAATAGTTATCAGATCTTGATCCCTCTGCATCCTAGATAGACTCTTGTCTTGACACTGTTGTGGTATCCATAAAGTGGGGGGGGGTACCCTTCATAATATTCTACTAAGTCTTCTAAAAGACTCCTACCTAGCCCAAGATATTCACCAGCCTTTCTAGCTTCACTCATTACAGCCCCTAAATTACAATGGTATAATACCATAATATGGGTCAAAAGTTTAGACTATCAGCAAACACCATCAAATCAAAACTCACGTTTCGCAATATTATCATTGCTATTGCAATCATTGGCCTAATCAGCCTAACTTCATCTAGTATCCCCCAATTCAAGAACTTGACACAGACTATCAAAGATATCAACCTAGCGATCTTATGCTTGGCAATCTTGCCACGTATACTCAGTATTTATTGTCAGGCTGGATATTTTAGGAGTATCATCATCAATGATAAGAAGCATCCTTGGCCAGCCATCTCACATATAGCACCCTTCTGGACAATGAATACCATTAATCTACTAGTTCCAAGCGGAGGAATTGCTGGAATAAAATATATGCAGACCAAACTATATCCAGATATAAAATTTAGCGAAATTAGCTCTGCAAATTTCCTATTCTATATATTTAATGGGCTCGCAATCTTTAGCTGGCTAGTTATTGCCTTCTTTAGCCTAATCTGGAGTGATAATATCGACTTAATCAGCTTCAAGATTGTTTATATTATCCTAGGTCTACTGATTGTTCTAATGCTGGTCTTGATCCTGATCACGATTGCTATTGATTTCTTTAAAAATCTGACCAATATCGCCTTAATCCCGATTGAAAAACTAATCAAAAAATTCAGACCCAACTTTAATCGCGACCAAGCCGTAACTTTTATCAATGATCATCTTGATCAAATCCACCGCTTAATTACACAAGACAAAAACTTTATTTGGCCACTTGGTTTTGCGCTATTAGGAGTATTTGCCGATATCCTGACTATTACTATTGTTTTTTGGTCACTAGGAGACATTCTCAATATTGGAATTATCATAGTCGCCTATAGCTTTGCTCTGGGTAGTAGTATTGGCTCAATACTAGCAGGTGGAGTAGGGATTTATGAGACTGTGATGACTACTACCTTTGTCACCCTTGGAGTACCTCTTAGCTTAGCCTTGCCCGCTACTCTAATCTACCGTCTTGTCAGTGTCTGGATCCCAATCATACCTGGCGCATACTACTACAAACGCTATCCATCTAGACTAGAATCAAATCCTACCCCAGACGATGCTCAAGACATTTGACAAAGATCACATTGACTTAAGCTTACTACTTAGTCGCCCTATCCGAAGGCAAGACCGCCAAAGTTTAGCCCTGGTAGCTAGTGACCTTCTCTCAATCCACCAGGTAGAACCTCTATACCGAACAATTGCTGATAACTATCAGTTTTTTCTTGAGAACAAACCAGACCTCAATCTGCCAATATCAGATATTAACTACCTTACTAACCAACCAAGAAATTTTAACCAGATAGTGTATGGGACTGGATCTAGCTTCAATGAAAAGCTCAGATCTAGCGTTGCTAGATCTCTTGCCATTAATCCAATGGCTAGCCTTAGTTTCATTGGTCAGTCTAGTAAGTGGCTACTAAATACAGATAAAGTCAATATTTCTAATCTAGACCTGAGGCTAATAATTGATATTCATCAATTCCGCAAGCTTACCAATGACCTTGACATCACCTTACCTCAAGATACTGATAATCTGATTCTCTTGGAAGACAGTATTAATAAGCTAATGACCAAACTGAGCTTATCTAGTATCGGCTTAATTCTCCGAGATAAATTGTGGCTATATTTTAGTCCAATTAATAATCTAATTATAAACTTCACAATCCCCAGTAGCTTAATGCTTGATCTAATCCAGGTAATTATTATTAGCTTTCAGGAACCGAACAATTCTGCATCTCTCAATCTGGTTGGTAGCATTTTAACCAAGATCCAAAGTAGCCAGCTCGAATTAAGCCTTGACCAGCTCAAAAGCCTTTTGGTTTAAGCGGACAAAAAATAAATAACCCTCCGATTGTCCGTAGGACAATACGGGGGATCCATCTCTGCTGAGGTTTAGATAGTCTTTTAATGCAAAATACTGGATATCCCATAAATCCCTAAGGGATTTTGGAATATGACGCAGGGGCGTCATATTCCGAAGCTCGGAGAGCTTACGGGGGATCCACTTCTACTGACATCTGGATAGTCTTTTGATACATAATGCTGGATCTCCGGTCTTGCCCTTCGGGCAACCCGAAGATGACGGGATGGAGGGCTGGGTTTTAAGAGGTGACGGAATGGAGGTTATGAAGCCTTTCAAGCTGATACGCTTGAGGATGCAGTTGGGATTTGTAAGTCTTGGATATTCAGGAAATCAGCAAAAAACAGAACTAGGAAAATGTAATGAACTAACCCGGACTCTAGATACTATGACTAGCAATCCCGACAACCAAAAGTTTGAATCTTATCTCAATCTGAAAGAAGTTTCTTAATATCAATAGACTTCTTACTTCTTACCGAAGGACTCAAATGCTCTAAGGATTTCCAGTGGAAGTGCAAATACCACGGTATTAGACTTGTCACTACTCAGGTCATTTAGAGTATTAAGAGTTCGCAAATGAAGAGCCCCTGTACTTTGCGCCAGAGTATCTGCTGCCAGCTTGAGATTCTCGGCAGCAATGACTTCACCCTTGGATTTGAT contains the following coding sequences:
- a CDS encoding flippase-like domain-containing protein, with product MGQKFRLSANTIKSKLTFRNIIIAIAIIGLISLTSSSIPQFKNLTQTIKDINLAILCLAILPRILSIYCQAGYFRSIIINDKKHPWPAISHIAPFWTMNTINLLVPSGGIAGIKYMQTKLYPDIKFSEISSANFLFYIFNGLAIFSWLVIAFFSLIWSDNIDLISFKIVYIILGLLIVLMLVLILITIAIDFFKNLTNIALIPIEKLIKKFRPNFNRDQAVTFINDHLDQIHRLITQDKNFIWPLGFALLGVFADILTITIVFWSLGDILNIGIIIVAYSFALGSSIGSILAGGVGIYETVMTTTFVTLGVPLSLALPATLIYRLVSVWIPIIPGAYYYKRYPSRLESNPTPDDAQDI
- a CDS encoding tRNA-dihydrouridine synthase: MAKDSKILALAPMEAVTDWVFRSIVEIHSPADLYFTEFCCVDSWDTPGWAISSKRLNRYPGENKLIAQIWGSNPDKYYQVAKHLNANNYQGIDINMGCPDKAVIKKGCCAALIDNPALAQEIIEATKNGAGNLPVSVKTRLGNKQDQSIEWISFLASQQIDMLTVHGRLAKDMSKYPADWMKIGTCANIAKSINPKIKFLGNGDILDLDQANQYINQYNLDGVMIARGIFSNFFIFSDRKGTKQELLNVAQNHLKLFITANQGFSNRRYASIKKFFKMYIREFDGADNLRAKLMNTTSPEQALLLLSS